The genomic region acagtactgatgttaaatacagtaacagtactgatgttaaatacagtaacagtatgatgtaaatacagtaacagtactgatgttaaatacagtaacagtcctgatgttaaatactgatgttaaatacagtaacagtcctgatgttaaatacagtaaacAGCGTACTGGTGTTAaatactgatgttaaatacagtaacagtcctgatgttaaatacagtaacagtactgatgttaaatacagtaacagtcctgatgttaaatactgatgttaaatacagtaacagtcctgatgttaaatacagtaacagtcactgatgttaaatacagtaacagtcctgatgttaaatacagtaacagtactgatgttaaatacagtaacagtactgatgttaaatacagtaacagtctgatgttaaatacagtaacagtactgatgttaaatacagtaacagtactgatgttaaatacagtaacagtactgatgttaaatactgatgttaaatacagtaacagtactgatgttaaatacagtaacagtcctgatgttaaatacagtaacagtcctgatgttaaatacagtaacagtactgatgttaaatacagtaacgtACAGTAaatactgatgttaaatacagtaacagtactgatgttaaatactgatgttaaatacagtaacagtcctgatgttaaatacagtaacagtactgatgttaaatacagtaacagtactgatgttaaatacagtaacagtactgatgttaaatacagtaacagtactgatgttaaatacagtaacagtactgatgttaaatactgatgttaaatacagtaacagtactgatgttaaatactgatgttaaatacagtaacagtactgatgttaaatacagtaacagtactgatgttaaatacagtaacagtcctgatgttaaatacagtaacagtcctgatgttaaatacagtaacagtcctgatgttaaatactgatgttaaatacagtaacagtactgatgttaaatacagtaacagtactgatgttaaatacagtaacagtcctgatgttaaatacagtaacagtcctgatgttaaatacagtaacagtactgatgttaaatacagtaacagtactgatgttaaatactgatgttaaatacagtaacagtcctgatgttaaatacagtaacagtactgatgttaaatactgatgttaaatacagtaacagtactgatgttaaatactgatgttaaatacagtaacagtactgatgttaaatactgatgttaaatacagtaacagtactgatgttaaatacagtaacagtactgatgttaaatacagtaacagtcctgatgttaaatactgatgttaaatacagtaacagtactgatgttaaatacagtaacagtactgatgttaaatactgatgttaaatacagtaacagtactgatgttaaatactgatgttaaatacagtaacagtactgatgttaaatacagtaacagtactgatgttaaatacagtaacagtactgatgttaaatactgatgttaaatacagtaacagtcctgatgttaaatacagtaacagtcctgatGTTAAATACGTGACGTTAGATGTTAaatactgatgttaaatacagtaacagtactgatgttaaatacagtaacagtactgatgttaaatacagtaacagtactgatgttaaatactgatgttaaatacagtaacagtcctgatgttaaatacagtaacagtactgatgttaaatactgatgttaaatacagtaacagtactgatgttaaatactgatgttaaatacagtaacagtactgatgttaaatacagtaacagtactgatgttaaatactgatgttaaatacagtaacagtactgatgttaaatacagtaacagtgaTTTCAGTTGTCAGTTGATTGTTCAAACCATCTAAAACCAACTTCTGATGGTAATGACAGCTGTGTCTCTCACTCTGGGTGATGACATGGTGCGGGTGATGAATAGTGCGGGTGATGACACGGTGCGGGTGATGACACGGTGCGGGTGATGACATGGTGCGGGTGATGACAGGGTGCGGGTGATGACATAGTGCGGGTGATGAATAGTGCGGGTGATGACATGGTGCGGGTGATGACATGGTGCGGGTGATGACATGGTGCGGGTGATGACATGGTGCGGGTGATGAATAGCGCGGGTGATGACATGGTGCGGGTGATGACATGGTGCGGGTGATGACATGGTGCGGGTGATGAATAGCGCGGGTGATGACATGGTGCGGGTGATGACATGGTGCGGGTGATGACATGGTGCAGGTGATGAATAGCGCGGGTGATGACATGGTGCGGGTGATGACATGGTGCGGGTGATGAATAGTGCAGCTTATGCATAGTGCGGGTGATGACATGGTGCGGGTGTTGACATGGTGAGGGTGATGACATGGTGCAGGTGATGACATAGTGCGGGTGATGACAGGGTGCGGGTGATGACAGGGTGCAGGTGATGACATAGTGCGGGTGATGACAGGGTGCGGGTGATGACATGGTGCAGGTGATGACATAGTGCGGGTGATGACAGGGTGCGGGTGATGACATGGTGCGGGTGATGACATGGTTCGGGTGATGACATGGTGCGGATGATGACAGGCTGCGGGTGATGACATGGTGCGGGTGATGACATGGTGCAGGTGATGAATAGTGCGGGTGATGAATAGTGCGGGTGATGAATAGTGCGGGTGATGACATGGTGCGGGTGATGACATGGTGCGGGTGATGACATGGTGCGGGTGATGACAGGGTGCGGGTGATGACACGGTGCAGGTGATGGCACGGTGCGGGTGATGACACGGTGCGGGTGATGACATGGTGCGGGTGATGACATGGTGCAGGTGATGACATGGTGCGGGTGATG from Oncorhynchus gorbuscha isolate QuinsamMale2020 ecotype Even-year unplaced genomic scaffold, OgorEven_v1.0 Un_scaffold_9993, whole genome shotgun sequence harbors:
- the LOC124030223 gene encoding histidine-rich glycoprotein-like, with product MSSPAPCHHPHHVITRTVSSPAPCHHLHRVITRTLSSPAPCHHPHHVITRTMSSPALFITRTIHHPHYSSPAPCHHPHHVITRSLSSSAPCHHPNHVITRTMSSPAPCHHPHYVITCTMSSPAPCHHPHYVITCTLSSPAPCHHPHYVITCTMSSPSPCQHPHHVITRTMHKLHYSSPAPCHHPHHVITRAIHHLHHVITRTMSSPAPCHHPRYSSPAPCHHPHHVITRTMSSPALFITRTMSSPAPCHHPHHVITRTMSSPALFITRTMSSPAPCHHPHHVITRTVSSPAPCHHPHYSSPAPCHHPE